A single genomic interval of bacterium harbors:
- a CDS encoding TetR family transcriptional regulator: protein MARRSDHTREELRELALSSARAIVDEGGLGALTVRSITSRMGYTVGTLYQMFKSLDDVVLHINAVTLEELLEKLRLAEDGKHPIARMAHSYMDYSRAHLRRWSLLFEHRLPEGAALPDWYQEKIDAIFTLLEQAVMKELGTTRATARKAAQVLWAGLHGICTLSLSGKLDVAGPASAGKLADMFVGSFLTGLKADA, encoded by the coding sequence ATGGCGCGCCGCAGTGATCACACACGGGAAGAACTTCGGGAACTCGCACTCTCCTCGGCCCGTGCCATTGTGGATGAAGGAGGGCTTGGCGCCTTGACCGTGCGCAGCATCACCAGCCGCATGGGCTACACGGTCGGTACGCTATATCAGATGTTCAAAAGCCTGGATGACGTGGTGCTGCACATCAACGCCGTCACGCTGGAAGAACTGCTGGAAAAACTTCGCCTGGCCGAAGACGGGAAACATCCCATCGCCCGTATGGCGCACAGCTATATGGATTACAGCCGCGCGCACCTGCGCCGCTGGAGCCTTCTGTTCGAGCATCGCCTGCCCGAAGGCGCCGCTTTGCCCGACTGGTATCAGGAGAAGATCGATGCCATCTTTACCCTGCTGGAACAGGCCGTCATGAAAGAACTCGGCACCACCAGAGCTACGGCCCGCAAGGCCGCGCAGGTATTATGGGCCGGCCTTCACGGCATCTGCACCCTTTCCCTCAGCGGCAAACTGGATGTAGCCGGCCCTGCATCCGCGGGCAAACTGGCCGATATGTTTGTCGGCAGCTTCCTTACAGGACTGAAAGCAGATGCGTAG
- a CDS encoding alpha/beta fold hydrolase, with the protein MRRWSRWLSAPYIRQHFKNRKGDYVVLLHGIARTRRHMAPLEKKLGHAGYYVLNLNYPSTRHSLEELVEHISRYVDRHTPDKSRPVHFIGYSMGGLLVRGILNRHRPVRLGRVLLLATPNGGSEIADYLLNNPLYRHFYGPAGQQLTTRQDSLNALLGTVDYELGVIAGDATIDPICSLLIPGPNDGKVSVESTRVDGMKDHITVHASHTFFTSSTDVLEQTLYFLKHGTFRRDS; encoded by the coding sequence ATGCGTAGATGGTCCCGCTGGCTTTCCGCCCCATATATCCGCCAGCATTTTAAAAACCGCAAAGGTGATTACGTGGTGCTGTTGCACGGCATTGCCCGCACGCGGCGCCATATGGCGCCATTGGAAAAGAAACTGGGCCACGCGGGCTATTATGTCTTGAATCTCAATTACCCTTCCACCCGACATTCTCTGGAAGAACTGGTGGAACATATCAGCCGTTACGTCGACCGACACACGCCCGACAAATCGCGCCCTGTCCATTTTATCGGCTATTCGATGGGTGGACTGCTGGTGCGCGGCATTCTTAACCGTCATCGCCCGGTCAGGCTAGGCCGAGTGCTGCTGCTGGCAACGCCCAATGGCGGAAGCGAAATAGCGGATTATCTGCTGAACAACCCGTTATACCGGCATTTCTACGGCCCCGCCGGTCAGCAGCTCACTACTAGGCAGGACAGCCTAAACGCCTTGCTTGGCACGGTGGATTATGAACTGGGTGTCATTGCCGGCGATGCAACGATCGATCCCATCTGTTCCCTGCTGATCCCCGGGCCCAATGACGGTAAAGTTTCCGTGGAAAGCACAAGGGTCGATGGCATGAAGGATCACATTACCGTCCATGCCAGTCACACCTTTTTCACCAGCTCTACGGATGTGCTGGAACAAACCCTGTATTTCCTCAAACACGGTACATTCAGGAGAGATTCATGA